The Stigmatopora argus isolate UIUO_Sarg chromosome 23, RoL_Sarg_1.0, whole genome shotgun sequence genome contains a region encoding:
- the sbf1 gene encoding myotubularin-related protein 5 isoform X3, whose amino-acid sequence MARLADYFVVVGYDLDKRVEGEGEGQGRILQRFPEKDWEDSPFPQGVELFCQPSGWQLVPEQQPASFFVAVLTDINSERHYCACFTFWERQENPQKAQVGDLDEVDEEPAIIQPAQVFAPKSLVLVSRLDHTDVFRNCLALVYTVHVDALTVPLETVIGNLLTCVIPIAGGSQRTITLGAGDRQVIQTPINDSLPVSGSSVAQLFRQLGIVNVLYLFCAALTEHKILFLSSSYQRLTDACRGLLAIMFPLKYSFTYVPILPAKLLEVLSTPTPFIIGVNSFFRPETQELLDVIIADLDGGTVTIPECVHISLLPEPLLQQTQTALSMVLDPELEIADHAFPPQSSQASAPKIQDKEIRAIFLWLFAQLFLGYRWCLHIIRIHPEPVIRFHKAAFLGQRALTEDDFLMKVLDGMAFAGFVSERGPPYRATDLFDNLVANEVERIRQEEASPHKVMSHVRELAEHLFKNENPYPAVSMHKVQRPSENGQKAPPGQAPFPGLDEVTVQLFIDHATAKLKTAPPAVKAEVKSRVPSGPPLGDTVDRNSNVMANSARRLEVVRNCITYIFDNKMLEAKKLMPAVIRALKGRAARVCLTQELNQHVLQNRAVLDDQQFDYIVRMMNCTLQDCSHIDEHGIAAALLPLVTAFCRKLGAGITQFAYSCVQEHTVWTNMQFWEAMFYSDVQNHIRALYLETEDGEHHNHTEQRDVPGRPMGALELASEQSRLWPTLGKDVQTERVQKEESTVFSQAIHYANRMSYLLLPLDTSKNRLLRSSGLGDVESVSNSYVTNSIAGSMAESYDTESGFEDAESSDVANSVVRFINRFVDKVCNESGVTNEHLKALHTMIPDIVQMHIETLDAVHRESKRLPPIQKPKLLRPTLLAGEELVMDGMRVYLVPDGREEATGTMGGQPLLPAEGAIFLTTYRLIFKGTPTDPLVGEQVVTRSFPIASLTKEKRISVNLPMEQFVQDGLQLRSCTFQLMKIVFDEEVAADLAEVFRKHMHKLRYPQHVQGTFAFTVGQSGKLIVEHKAKDKNQSLKTLSKNLVKSAKRTINRQYVAKKKYSPPTWENRSSLQSELDEDEISVSDEVDQGSLTLSSTMRSSDRQTMSNVVERACCRDYQRMGLGTLSNSLTRSKNEPFRISTVNRMYTVCRSYPGLLIVPQSIPDSNIQRICRCYRQNRFPVVCWRNSRTKAVLLRSAGLHAKGVVGFFKSPNAPTSGPSQADSTSLEQEKYLQAIISSMPSYNESSGRNTLSGFTSTHMSASDSSDKLRQPKISVLMKQVMGAKEDSPGTFNRGALGQRAKVISLSQPKMSAKARNSTRGKWGSIRGSGRLSAYNPDVGTRLAGKESPQPNGGPSEALFLRQHRAYLYIIGDKAQLKGGKQDSFQQWEVVPIEVCDVRQVKNSFKKLMKACVPSSTISDSSNFLRYLEESEWMVLLHRVLQVSVLVVELLDTGSSVMVSLEDGWDVTTQVVSLVQLLSDPYYRTFDGFRLLVEKEWLSFGHRFSHRGAQTLSSQSSGFTPVFLQFLDCVHQIHLQFPMEFEFSQYYLKFLAYHYVSHRFRTFLLDSDYERIELGVLYEEKGERRSPQVCKSVWDYIDRLNKKTPVFFNFMFAPEDDEVLRPYTFISNLKVWDYYTEETLSEGPSYDWELRGRPNREASDEAMEKSDGGAPKSRRRAVWPCYDSLSKTAPDAITKLLQDMQALEADLGPVTEKWKDTWDKIKATQRNETKLESKSPFSSSLLMSSNLSHQRRSQGVYLQESSVGSSINLSLDCEASAASTPAAGRPSTSTLYSQFQSTESENRSFEGILFKKGALLKPWKPRWFVLDKTKHQLRYYESRQDKECKGVIELADVESVLQGTPAMGAPKNIEEKAFFDLKTTKRVYNFCAQDSPKAQLWMDSVQSCLSDA is encoded by the exons TGGAAGGCGAAGGTGAGGGTCAAGGTCGCATTCTCCAGCGGTTTCCTGAGAAAGATTGGGAGGACAGCCCGTTCCCACAAGGCGTAGAGCTG TTCTGCCAACCCAGCGGTTGGCAACTGGTACCCGAGCAACAGCCCGCCTCCTTCTTCGTAGCAGTTTTGACTGACATCAACTCCGAGCGACACTACTGCGCTTGCTTCACGTTCTGGGAGCGCCAGGAAAACCCACAG AAGGCACAGGTCGGTGATCTGGATGAAGTGGACGAGGAGCCGGCTATCATCCAACCAGCTCAGGTCTTTGCCCCCAAGAGTTTGGTGCTGGTGTCTCGGTTGGACCACACCGATGTTTTCAGG AACTGTCTGGCCTTGGTCTACACCGTCCACGTAGATGCCCTGACTGTCCCCTTGGAGACGGTGATAGGGAATCTGCTCACGTGCGTCATTCCAATCGCTGGAGGCTCCCAG CGGACCATCACATTAGGCGCCGGGGACCGGCAAGTTATCCAGACTCCCATCAACGACTCCCTACCCGTAAGCGGGAGCAGCGTGGCGCAGCTCTTCAGGCAGCTCG GAATAGTCAACGTTCTGTACCTGTTCTGCGCCGCTCTTACCGAGCACAAGATCCTTTTCCTATCCAGCAGTTACCAAAGACTAACAGATGCCTGTCGGGGACTGCTGGCCATCATGTTCCCCCTCAAATACAG ctTCACGTACGTTCCCATCCTGCCTGCTAAACTCCTGGAGGTTTTGAGCACGCCCACCCCTTTTATAATTGGCGTCAACTCATTTTTTCGACCCGAGACGCAAGAACTG TTGGATGTGATCATCGCCGACCTGGACGGTGGCACCGTCACCATCCCGGAGTGTGTTCACATCTCCCTGCTGCCCGAGCCGCTGCTCCAGCAGACCCAGACTGCGCTCTCCATG GTTTTGGATCCTGAGCTGGAAATTGCCGATCACGCTTTTCCGCCACAGTCCTCGCAAGCTTCGGCTCCCAAGATTCAG GATAAGGAGATCCGGGCCATCTTCCTGTGGCTGTTTGCTCAGCTTTTCCTGGGCTATCGTTGGTGTTTACATATCATCCGCATTCACCCCGAACCAGTTATTCGCTTCCATAAA GCGGCCTTTCTTGGGCAGAGAGCACTTACGGAAGATGACTTCCTAATGAAGGTTTTGGACGGCATGGCGTTTGCGGGCTTTGTGTCAGAGCGAGGACCTCCCTACAGGGCGACCGATTTGTTCGACAAT CTGGTGGCCAATGAAGTAGAGAGGATCCGGCAGGAGGAAGCCTCGCCGCACAAAGTCATGAGTCACGTCAGAGAGTTGGCCGAgcatctttttaaaaac GAGAACCCTTACCCAGCAGTGAGCATGCATAAAGTCCAGCGACCGTCAGAAAATGGACAGAAAGCCCCTCCGGGTCAGGCTCCCTTTCCCGGGCTGGACGAGGTGACGGTGCAACTTTTCATCGACCACGCCACCGCCAAGCTCAAGACGGCGCCGCCGGCGGTCAAGGCTGAGGTTAAAAGCAGGGTGCCGTCCGGGCCTCCGCTTG GAGACACGGTGGACCGGAACAGCAACGTGATGGCCAACAGCGCCCGGCGACTGGAGGTTGTCAGGAACTGCATCACGTATATTTTTGATAACAAAATGTTGGAGGCGAAGAAG CTGATGCCAGCTGTCATCCGAGCGCTGAAGGGTCGGGCAGCTCGTGTGTGTTTGACCCAGGAGCTCAATCAACACGTTTTGCAGAATCGGGCCGTGCTCGATGACCAGCAGTTCGACTACATCGTTCGAATGATGAACTGCACATTGCAG GACTGCTCGCATATCGATGAACATGGCATTGCAGCAGCCCTTCTCCCATTGGTCACGGCTTTTTGCAGG AAATTGGGGGCTGGCATCACTCAGTTCGCGTACAGCTGTGTGCAGGAGCACACGGTGTGGACCAACATGCAGTTCTGGGAAGCCATGTTTTACAGCGACGTACAGAATCACATTAGGGCACTTTATCTGGAGACAGAGGACGGAGAGCATCACAACCACACG GAGCAGCGGGACGTGCCCGGCCGTCCAATGGGCGCGCTGGAACTGGCATCGGAGCAGAGCCGCCTGTGGCCGACGCTCGGCAAAGACGTGCAGACGGAGCGCGTACAGAAGGAGGAGAGTACCGTGTTCAGCCAGGCCATCCACTACGCCAACAGGATGAGCTATTTGCTGCTACCGCTCGACACCAGCAAGAACCGCCTGCTCCGGAGTTCCGGTCTCGGAGACGTGGAGAGCGTCAGCAACAGCTACGTGACCAACAG CATTGCCGGGAGCATGGCGGAGAGTTACGATACGGAGAGTGGCTTCGAGGACGCCGAGAGCTCCGACGTGGCTAACTCGGTGGTGCGCTTCATCAACCGCTTCGTGGACAAAGTGTGCAATGAGAGCGGCGTGACCAACGAGCATCTAAAGGCCCTGCACACCATGATACCAg ATATCGTTCAAATGCACATCGAGACGTTAGACGCGGTTCACCGCGAGAGCAAACGACTGCCGCCGATCCAAAAG CCCAAGCTGCTCAGGCCGACGCTCCTGGCAGGCGAGGAGCTGGTGATGGACGGCATGCGGGTTTACCTCGTCCCGGACGGACGCGAGGAAGCCACGGGGACGATGGGAGGCCAGCCCCTCTTGCCCGCGGAGGGGGCCATTTTCCTCACCACCTACCGACTCATCTTCAAGGGCACGCCCACCGACCCGCTGG TGGGCGAGCAGGTGGTGACCCGTTCCTTCCCCATCGCGTCGTTGACCAAGGAGAAGAGGATCTCTGTTAATTTACCCATGGAACAGTTTGTCCAGGATGGGCTTCAACTCCGGTCCTGCACCTTTCAG CTGATGAAAATTGTCTTCGACGAAGAAGTGGCGGCAGACCTGGCGGAGGTTTTCAGGAAACACATGCACAAACTACGCTACCCCCAACACGTGCAGGGAACGTTCGCCTTCACCGTGGGTCAGAGCGGCAAGCTGATAGTGGAGCACAAGGCGAAGGACAAGAACCAATCCCTCAA GACGCTTTCCAAAAacctggtgaagagcgccaagCGAACTATCAACCGGCAGTACGTGGCCAAGAAGAAATACTCTCCGCCTACTTGGGAGAACCGGAGCAGCTTGCAGTCCGAGTTGGACGAGGATGAAATTTCGG TCTCCGACGAGGTGGATCAGGGCTCCCTGACGCTGTCCTCCACCATGCGCTCGTCGGACAGACAGACGATGAGCAACGTGGTGGAACGGGCGTGCTGCCGAGACTACCAACGAATGGGCCTGGGCACGCTCAGTAACAGCTTGACCCGCTCCAAGAACGAGCCCTTCCGAATTTCCACCGTCAACCGCATGTACACGGTGTGCAGGAG CTACCCGGGCCTGCTCATCGTACCGCAAAGCATCCCCGATTCCAACATCCAGAGAATTTGCCGCTGCTACCGGCAGAACCGCTTTCCCGTGGTCTGCTGGCGGAATTCTCGCACCAAGGCCGTCCTCCTCAGATCGGCCGGCCTCCACGCCAAAGGGGTGGTGGGATTTTTTAAGTCTCCCAACGCGCCGACGTCAG GTCCCTCCCAGGCGGACTCCACCAGTCTGGAGCAGGAGAAGTACCTGCAAGCCATCATCAGCTCCATGCCGTCGTACAACGAGAGCAGCGGCAGGAACACGCTCAGCGGCTTCACCTCCACCCACATGAGCGCTTCAG ACTCGTCAGACAAACTGCGGCAGCCAAAGATCAGCGTTCTGATGAAGCAGGTGATGGGCGCCAAGGAGGACTCACCCGGAACTTTCAACAGAGGAG CTCTTGGTCAAAGGGCCAAAGTCATCTCCCTCTCTCAGCCCAAAATGTCCGCCAAGGCCAGGAACTCTACGAGAG GAAAATGGGGGAGCATCCGAGGCAGCGGGCGGTTAAGCGCCTATAACCCGGACGTGGGGACGCGCTTGGCGGGGAAAGAGTCGCCGCAGCCCAACGGCGGGCCCAGCGAGGCGCTGTTTCTACGTCAGCACAGGGCGTATCTCTACATAATTGGGGACAAAGCCCAGCTCAAG GGCGGGAAACAGGACTCGTTCCAGCAATGGGAGGTGGTGCCCATCGAGGTGTGCGACGTGCGGCAAGTGAAGAACAGCTTCAAGAAGCTGATGAAGGCCTGCGTGCCCAGTTCCACCATCTCGGACAGTTCCAACTTCTTACGCTACCTGGAGGAGTCTGAATGGATGGTCCTG CTGCACAGGGTGCTGCAGGTGTCAGTCCTCGTGGTGGAGTTGCTGGACACAGGATCGTCCGTCATGGTCAGCTTGGAGGACGGCTGGGACGTCACCACCCAG GTGGTGTCTTTGGTGCAGCTGCTGTCCGACCCTTACTACCGGACGTTCGACGGCTTCCGGCTGCTGGTGGAGAAGGAGTGGCTGTCGTTCGGACACAGGTTTAGCCACCGTGGCGCGCAGACGCTTAGCAGCCAGAGCAGTGGCTTCACGCCGGTCTTTCTGCAGTTCCTGGACTGTGTGCATCAA ATCCACCTTCAGTTTCCCATGGAGTTTGAGTTCAGCCAGTACTACCTGAAGTTCTTGGCCTACCACTACGTGTCGCATCGCTTCCGTACCTTCCTGTTGGACTCAGACTACGAGCGAATTGAACTGG GAGTTCTCTACGAGGAGAAAGGCGAGAGGAGAAGTCCCCAGGTGTGCAAATCCGTATGGGACTACATAGATCGACTCAACAAGAAGACGCCGGTTTTCTTCAACTTTATGTTCGCGCCAGAAGATGATGAG GTACTCCGGCCGTACACCTTCATCTCCAATTTAAAAGTGTGGGACTATTACACGGAGGAGACGCTCTCGGAAGGGCCGTCGTACGACTGGGAGCTGAGGGGCCGCCCGAATCGGGAGGCGTCGGACGAGGCGATGGAAAAGAGCGACGGCGGCGCGCCAAAGTCGCGGCGGCGCGCGGTCTGGCCCTGCTACGACAGCCTGAGCAAGACGGCGCCCGACGCCATCACCAAGCTTCTGCAGGACATGCAGGCGCTGGAGGCGGACCTCGGTCCCGTGACCGAGAAGTGGAAGGACACTTGGGATAAGATCAAGGCTACTCAGAGGAATGAGACTAAACTGGAGAGTAAG TCGCCATTCTCCAGCTCGCTTCTCATGTCGTCCAACTTGAGCCACCAACGGCGTTCCCAAGGTGTCTACCTACAGGAAAGCAGCGTGGGTTCCTCCATCAACTTATCCCTGGACTGCGAGGCCAGCGCCGCGTCTACGCCGGCGGCAGGCCGTCCAAGCACCAGCACGCTTTACAGCCAATTCCAGAGCACCGAGAGCGAGAACAG AAGCTTTGAaggcattttatttaaaaagggcgCTTTGCTGAAACCATGGAAACCGCGATGGTTTGTGCTAGACAAGACAAAACATCAG CTGCGATATTACGAGAGCCGGCAGGACAAAGAGTGCAAAGGCGTCATCGAGCTAGCCGACGTCGAGTCAGTCCTTCAGGGGACGCCCGCCATGGGAGCACCCAAAAACATCGAGGAGAAAGCCTTTT